A part of Aspergillus flavus chromosome 1, complete sequence genomic DNA contains:
- a CDS encoding putative methionine aminopeptidase (methionine aminopeptidase 1): protein MAVETAPRKCMGVDCDKIAGTLQCPTCLKQGTDSFFCSQDCFKRSWSEHKTIHKAKTTGLFNPYPAYPFTGSLRPVYPLSARRTVPKTIPHPDYAKDGIPRSEQKFIGRHNITILNKEEQEGMRKVCRLAREVLDIAARELKPGITTDYLDEVVHKACVERNSYPSPLNYMHFPKSVCTSINETICHGIPDQRPLEDGDIINIDVTLYHNGFHGDLNETYYVGDKARSNPDAVRVVETSRECLDKSIELVKPGMLFRDPGNVIEKHAKSRNCSVVKSYCGHGINQLFHCAPNVPHYAKNKAVGTAKPGMCFTIEPMINIGTHRDRTWPDDWTSTTADGSLSAQFEHTLLVTEDGVEVLTARLPDSPGGPIPMPTVEEPSEAKTEA, encoded by the exons ATGGCAGTGGAAACCGCGCCTCGGAAATGTATGGGAGTGGATTGCGACAAGATCGCGGGGACTCTGCAGTGTCCGACATGTCTTAAACAGGGCACAGATAGCTTCTTTTGTTCACAGGACTGTTTTAAACGGAGTTGG AGCGAGCACAAGACCATTCATAAAGCAAAGA CCACCGGCCTATTTAATCCTTACCCAGCCTACCCTTTCACTGGCTCTTTGCGACCCGTCTACCCACTTTCGGCCCGGAGAACAGTGCCTAAAACTATCCCTCACCCTGATTATGCTAAGGACGGTATTCCTCGATCAGAGCAGAAGTTTATCGGCCGGCATAACATTACTATCCTGaacaaggaggagcaggaagGTATGAGAAAGGTTTGCCGCCTGGCCCGTGAGGTATTGGATATTGCCGCCCGGGAACTGAAGCCTGGTATCACGACCGATTACCTCGATGAGGTGGTTCATAAAGCCTGTGTCGAGCGCAAT TCCTACCCATCGCCGCTGAACTATATGCACTTCCCCAAGTCTGTCTGCACGTCGATCAATGAGACTATCTGTCACGGTATCCCTGACCAGCGCCCACTTGAAGACGGCGACATTATCAACATCGACGTTACATTGTATCATAATGGCTTCCATGGTGATCTTAACGAAACCTACTATGTTGGAGACAAGGCTCGGTCAAACCCAGATGCTGTTCGAGTAGTAGAGACGTCTCGGGAGTGTTTGGATAAGTCAATTGAGTTGGTGAAGCCTGGTATGCTGTTCAGAGACCCAGGAAACGTCATTGAAAAGCATGCGAAGAGCCGTAACTGCAGTGTGGTCAAGAGCTACTGTGGTCACGGCATCAACCAGCTGTTCCACTGCGCTCCTAATGTTCCTCACTACGCGAAGAACAAGGCGGTGGGAACCGCAAAGCCTGGCATGTGTTTTACAATTGAGCCCATGATCAATATTGGTACCCACAGGGACCGTACATGGCCTGATGACTGGACCAGCACCACTGCCGATGGATCTCTGTCTGCCCAATTCGAACACACACTTCTGGTGACGGAAGATGGTGTTGAGGTACTGACTGCTCGTCTACCAGATTCTCCTGGCGGACCTATCCCCATGCCAACAGTTGAAGAGCCCAGTGAGGCGAAAACCGAGGCATGA
- a CDS encoding putative kynurenine 3-monooxygenase: MAQEPPRKQKVVIVGAGPVGSLAALYAAARGDDVEVYELRGDLRDPTTIPLNFTKSINLALSERGISSLKGSNRDGMIEKILNDAIPMHGRMIHGRDDGKLWEAAQAYDVHGQAINSVDRSTLNNALLDELERTPNVKLFFNHKLTGADFQSNRAWFERRAPGDTPLPGSSNRVPEIEVSFDYMIGADGAHSASRYHMMKYSRVDYQQEYIDTLWCEFRIPPSDTGDFRISPNHLHIWPGKEFMFIALPSPDKSFTCTLFAPAAHYAQLESSPQKLFQSFDANFPGVSPDLITPEDLQEQFKENPHLPLISIKAKPHHYGSNIVIVGDAAHAILPFYGQGLNAGLEDIRVLFDFLDKHDAFDLNASLTALRESRRAAFQAYTDQRTADAHAINDLSKQNYLEMRWGVKTPLYKIRKSIEEALDLYVPSLGWKTQYARVSFSTQRYSDVVKVVHRQGRILGYGFASAVISSITIAGILAWKIPGRLSPLPALQSTVQLLGHVWTKISPKNT; this comes from the exons ATGGCACAGGAACCtccgaggaagcagaaggtAGTCATTGTAGGTGCCGGTCCGGTCGGATCTCTCGCAGCCCTATATGCTGCCGCTAGaggtgatgatgttgaagtgTATGAACTACGTGGAG ACCTTCGTGATCCTACTACGATTCCTTTGAATTTCACCAAGTCTATCAATCTCGCTCTGTCCGAACGAGGTATCTCGTCCCTCAAGGGCTCAAATCGAGATGGCATGATTGAGAAGATTCTCAACGATGCAATTCCGATGCATGGTCGTATGATCCACGGCAGAGACGATGGGAAGCTCTGGGAAGCTGCGCAGGCATACGACGTTCATGGTCAA GCCATCAACTCAGTAGACAGGAGCACGCTGAACAATGCCCTACTTGATGAGCTGGAGCGGACACCGAATGTCAAACTGTTTTTCAATCATAAACTAACAGGAGCTGATTTCCAATCAAACCGAGCATGGTTCGAACGTCGAGCCCCAGGGGATACTCCCCTTCCTGGCTCCTCCAACCGTGTCCCTGAGATCGAAGTAAGCTTTGACTACATGATCGGCGCAGATGGTGCCCACTCCGCCTCGAGGTATCATATGATGAAGTATTCTCGAGTAGACTACCAACAGGAATACATCGACACTCTGTGGTGCGAGTTTCGGATCCCACCATCGGACACCGGTGACTTCCGCATCTCGCCAAACCACCTGCATATCTGGCCCGGAAAGGAGTTCATGTTCATCGCTCTTCCGTCGCCTGACAAATCATTTACCTGTACTCTGTTTGCTCCAGCCGCCCACTACGCGCAACTGGAGAGCTCACCGCAGAAACTGTTCCAATCCTTCGATGCTAACTTCCCCGGTGTTTCCCCGGATCTGATCACCCCTGAAGATCTGCAAGAGCAATTCAAAGAAAACCCTCATCTCCCCCTGATTAGCATTAAAGCCAAGCCTCACCATTATGGCTCCAACATCGTCATTGTCGGAGATGCTGCTCACGCCATCCTCCCATTCTATGGGCAAGGTCTCAACGCAGGTCTTGAAGATATCCGGGTCCTGTTCGATTTCTTGGATAAGCACGACGCCTTTGATCTAAACGCAAGTCTCACGGCTCTCCGTGAATCGCGCCGAGCAGCATTTCAAGCATACACCGATCAACGTACGGCAGATGCGCACGCCATCAATGACCTCTCCAAACAAAATTACCTTGAGATGCGCTGGGGAGTGAAGACCCCACTGTACAAAATTCGTAAGTCAATCGAGGAAGCACTCGATCTCTACGTGCCTAGCCTTGGCTGGAAGACCCAGTATGCTCGCGTCAGCTTCAGTACACAGCGGTACTCGGACGTCGTCAAGGTGGTACACAGACAAGGCAGGATACTCGGCTACGGATTTGCATCTGCCGTCATCTCAAGCATAACTATTGCTGGAATACTAGCTTGGAAGATACCAGGCCGGCTTTCACCGCTACCTGCATTACAATCTACAGTCCAACTTTTAGGTCATGTTTGGACGAAGATATCGCCTAAAAACACATGA
- a CDS encoding putative transporter (unnamed protein product), protein MAPERTPTETSPLLGPQVNSNAAHHPSNGAISGLRDPKSVGQNGGDSQEELGKDVIESNPRLSYIFPAISIGVFLSAADQTIIMASYGQIGSDLHALNLTSWIATSYFLTLTSFQPLYGKLSDIFGRKACLLWAYAIFGTGCLFCGLAQNIHQLIAARVFQGIGGGGMTTVVSILLSDIVPLRDRGVWQGIINIIYATGSGIGAPFGKASGILADYIGWRWAFIAQAPICVLAFTAVSIILKLPPQENSHWKDKLRRIDFPGAIILVGAVLGFLLGLDRGSNVSWTIPVTIISLSVSAILFVLFVVVEVFYAAEPFAPGHIIFDRTFFSSYGCNFFSFGGWLAALFYIPLYFQAVDGVSATVAGLRLLPSILAGVSGSLFAGFVMKWTGKFYWLTVAAYSLLTLGVTTIFLFSGGATESLVPMIMGMVLSGFGNGIGVTSTLICLISNSTPEDQAVVTACSYLFRSLGSVIGLSLSSTVVQQILRGRLRSALRDSKDIDRIVDGVRQSLDYIKTLDPSVAKVVRGCYGWAMNKGFAFMIAVVFFALISSFFMREKKLNR, encoded by the exons ATGGCCCCAGAAAGGACACCTACAGAGACGTCCCCGTTGCTAGGTCCGCAAGTCAATAGCAATGCTGCCCACCACCCTTCAAACGGTGCCATTTCTGGTTTGCGCGACCCCAAATCGGTAGGGCAGAATGGTGGTGATTCACAGGAAGAGTTGGGCAAGGACGTGATAGAGTCAAACCCAAGGCTGAGCTATATATTTCCTGCGATTTCAATTGGC GTCTTCCTATCTGCAGCCGACCAGACTATTATCATGGCCAGTTATGGGCAGATTGGTAGCGATCTTCATGCGCTCAATCTGACAAGCTGGATTGCCACTTCGTACTTTCTAACCTTAACGTCGTTCCAGCCGCTATATGGAAAACTGAGTGATATCTTTGGCCGCAAGGCATGTCTGTTATGGGCCTATGCTATCTTTGGCACTGGCTGCTTGTTTTGCGGTCTAGCACAGAATATTCACCAATTGATTGCTGCTCGC GTTTTCCAAGGCATTGGGGGAGGAGGTATGACCACTGTTGTCAGCATTCTACTAAGTGATATCGTTCCGCTCCGAGATCGAGGTGTCTGGCAAGGTATAATCAATATTATATATGCTACTGGATCTGGAATTGGAGCACCTTTCGGTAAGGCAA GTGGTATATTGGCAGACTACATTGGTTGGCGCTG GGCTTTCATTGCTCAAGCACCCATATGTGTTCTTGCTTTCACAGCGGTTTCTATCATACTGAAATTGCCACCGCAGGAAAATAGTCATTGGAAGGACAAGCTCCGTCGTATTGATTTTCCAGGAGCGATTATTCTCGTTGGGGCGGTCCTTGGCTTTCTCCTTGGTCTTGACCGCGGTAGCAATGTGTCCTGGACCATACCGGTAACCATTATCTCGTTGAGTGTATCGGCTATCTTATTCGTGCTCTTCGTTGTGGTCGAGGTCTTCTACGCAGCGGAACCATTTGCCCCTGGTCACATTATTTTTGACCGAACATTCTTTTCTAGTTACGGCTGTAACTTTTTCAGCTTCGGGGGTTGGTTGGCAGCCCTGTTCTACATCCCACTCTATTTCCAAGCCGTAGATGGTGTGTCTGCTACTGTTGCTGGGCTACGTCTTCTACCTAGTATTCTGGCCGGCGTTTCTGGGTCGCTGTTTGCCGGATTTGTCATGAAATGGACCGGGAAATTTTACTGGCTGACAGTGGCGGCATATTCATTACTCACACTAGGAGTCACAACgatcttccttttctctggCGGTGCCACGGAAAGTCTTGTACCGATGATCATGGGAATGGTACTTTCGGGTTTTGGAAACGGCATCGGTGTCACGTCGACGTTGATCTGCCTCA TCTCGAATTCGACGCCCGAAGACCAGGCAGTAGTGACGGCATGTTCTTACCTCTTCCGGTCCCTAGGCTCAGTGATAGGCTTGTCTCTATCTTCAACAGTGGTCCAGCAGATTCTTCGGGGCCGGCTGAGGTCTGCATTGCGCGACAGCAAGGATATTGACCGTATCGTTGACGGCGTGCGTCAGAGCCTCGACTATATTAAGACCCTTGATCCGAGTGTTGCGAAAGTGGTTCGGGGCTGTTACGGATGGGCTATGAATAAAGGCTTTGCATTCATGATTGCTGTGGTGTTCTTTGCCCTTATCAGCAGCTTCTTTATGCGTGAAAAGAAGCTGAATCGGTGA